In Betaproteobacteria bacterium, the DNA window GTGAGCAGCCGAGAGGTGAGTACCAATAGCCGCACCTGCCAGCAGCAGTGGCCAGTAGATCTTCATTGCGTTCTCCTGTCGAATTGAGATGTTGTTGTTTTTTGCGACAGTTCGAGCAAACCATATGCCGAGCAGCCGTGACAGGAATCTGGGGAAGTGCCCCTTCTGATCGCGTGCCTTTGCACGCGAAAAGGTACAGCTGGAATGCCGTTGATGGCGGAACGTACCGGTCGGAAATCCGGGCCTTGAGAAACGCCGGCGGATCCCTATCCGCTACGGCTTTTGCGCAACATGGCCACGAGGCAACTGCTCATCGGTGGATCTCCCACCGGTCAGCAGGAGAGTCATAAACACCGTACGCCGTTTGTCAGAAGGCGCAGTGCGGCTATGCGCTGGACGCGGCTTGAGTTTACTGCGCCCCGGCCGGTACGCTTGTGACGCCGAGGTTCTCGTAAATTTCGAGGAAGCGATTGCCCAAACGCGGCAACGTATGGTTGCTGAGAACACGCTCGCGCGCCGCGTCGCCGTATTGCGTGAGCTGGTCACGATGTTCGTGTAGCCACTTGATGGACGAAGCAAGCGCGCGCGGATCGTGAGGAGGGACGAACAACCCTTCCCTGTGATCGCGCATCACCTCCGGAATCGCTCCCACTTCACACGTGACGGGAACGGTCCGCGCCACCATGCTCTCGAGCAAGGCGTACGGCAACCCCTCGCGATGATACGTGGGAAAGACGAACACCTCGGATTCCAGCCAGAGCGCGTCCTTCTCAGGGCCAAACACCGAACCCTTCATCGTCACGCGGTCAGCGATCCCCAGCTCAGCGATTCGCTGCTCGAGTCGCTGCTGATCGGGACCTGAGCCGGCAATCGCGAGTTTGACGTCCACGCCTTCGTCGCGAAGCAGCGAAACGGCTTCCACGGCCTCGAAGACGCCCTTGACTTCGGCCAGACGCCCCATGAATACGAGACGCAATGGACGGTCCGCGTCGATGTCTGCCGTCGATCCCACTAG includes these proteins:
- a CDS encoding glycosyltransferase family 4 protein yields the protein MHITGHIHQTVLLLGPALTAVSGVSTHLNQLLRTDLAQHFRLLHFQVGSEGRYESSLRKLWRLLVSPWQLAKTIRRYQHPIVHINTSMNAKAFWRDLAYLIVSRSCGCKVVYQVHGGDLPLDFTPDNELLRRLLRKVFRLPSVIVLLGEFQRTAYHAFSPDVELKVAPNAIEVDNLVGSTADIDADRPLRLVFMGRLAEVKGVFEAVEAVSLLRDEGVDVKLAIAGSGPDQQRLEQRIAELGIADRVTMKGSVFGPEKDALWLESEVFVFPTYHREGLPYALLESMVARTVPVTCEVGAIPEVMRDHREGLFVPPHDPRALASSIKWLHEHRDQLTQYGDAARERVLSNHTLPRLGNRFLEIYENLGVTSVPAGAQ